A window of Microcoleus sp. bin38.metabat.b11b12b14.051 genomic DNA:
TTGTGGCCACCCTGACAGCAAGCAAGGTGACACACCGCAAACTCCGTTCAATCGCGGCTCACTGCAAGAATTCTTTAACAGAGGCAGATTTTCTCAACAACGAAATCTTGATTCACCGACAAACAACCGCCAACTACGTGACGGATTACGGTCAGGTGCTTTACCGTCAAGATGGGTTGATCGAGAAAGTCTACACCAGCAATATTGAACCGCTCCACGCAGAATTGGAGCATTTTATTAATTGCGTCCGAGGTGGAAATCAGCCTTCTGTGGGAGGAGAACAAGCTCTCAAAGCTCTGCGGCTTGCGAGTTCGATCGAGCAAATGGCTCTCGACGGTCAAGCCTGGTATCCTAAAGAGCTAGAGTCTACTTTGCAAGTTAGCTAAATTCAGACAAATCGTGTCGTTTCCGGCTGCTTCTCCAGTTTGGGTTTGTTGTTCGCGAAAAAGGGTAACTGTTCGGGTGCAACCGGATGCGATATCAGTCGATTTTAGATTTCAGATTTTAGATTGATTCCACCGATATATCTGCTGGCTGAAACCGTCGATTTTTGCATTGAAAATTTGAGATTGGCTCCACATCCTCTATTAGAGAGTCAGGAACTCAGGTCTAAAGACACTGAGCTTGCAAGAGTAATCGAGTAAGCTGTTCTGACCAGCCTAAGACTTTCGAGGTCTACGTTATTCGGGTCACGATACCGGAGAATGCGACGCTAGTTTTCCGCTCTATCGTTAGTAGTTAAACAGTCTTAAAGTCACTGAGACAGTGCTGCTAGCCGAAAAAGCCCCTATAACATTGGCGAAGCGAACATTACCCCGCAAGGGAGCCCAACAAAGGCAACCATTATGCGTACAGGATTGCGAAGCTTGAAATGGTAATTGTCCCATTGAGAGTACATTACAAAAGTACACAAGAGCCAAGCAATCCCAAGGCGGTGATGGAAAGATTCAAGGCGGTTGAAACCGCCGGGTCGTTTCCCTAGGAAGGACTAAAGTCGCCGAGTTTCCCACTTACCGTATTTCTTTTTATGAAACTGTCGATTCTCACATTCAAGGTTTGAGATTGACTCCACAGATGAATCTCCGGGTTTGAACTAAGATTTAATTCTGATTGCTTTTTGCAACAAAAGTCGGAAGTAAGTGTCTGTGGTTTGCTGAAGTCACGATTTATTATGCAAAAAAACAGCAACTATTTCACTGCTGATAGTTTGGCTAACTAGCTGATTTCCTTCCGGGCTTAGGTGAATGCTGTCTCGATACAAAGTTGGGAGTTTCGGCGCACTATTGAAAATAGGAAGAAAATCTATGTAAGTAATTTTCTCGCGTTCGACGAATTCGGCGAGACGCTCTCTAGCCTTGACTTCCCAGTCGCGAGGGCCCTCGCCGCCCAGTTCGCCCGCCTTGGGCGTAACAGCTAGCAAAAACTCCACGTTAGCCGATACAGCTATTCTCTGGATTTGGTGAATAGCTTCTAAATTAGAGCCGACTACATCCCCGCTGTTGGCTCCGGGTGCTACCAATTGACCCGCCGGTACAGCAGGTAGCAAGTAACGGGTGAATAATTCTAGTGCTGCCGATCGCGGTTGGCGTGCAGGATAAGCTCGATCGCGCCCCACAACTTCAGCACAGGGAGCCGATGCAAACAAATCATCCGTATTCAGCAGCAACACCACAGTCTTTGCTCCAAAAACACCGAACCGCTTGGCATAAGCCAGTTGATTCCTCGGCCCCCAAGAATTAGCCGAGGCGTTGAGAACTTCAAAATCTGCATAGTTGACTTTTGACCCGAATTGTGGGTCGATCGCCAGATAATCTAGTTCTGTCCTCAACTGTCGAGCCATAAGTTCCGAGATCGTATCTGTCTGATCCGTCCACCAACCGCCGTTAGCGACAGAATCACCCAACAGCAAGATCCGCAGAGTTTCGGGAGCGGGACTCGGGGCGATCGCTCCTGTACGCATCGAATACTCGTTAATCTCAATTCGGTTGCCCAAACGGCGCACTTTCTGGTTGGGTGCCAACAAATAGCCGCATTCGGCATCGGCAATGTAAATCAAGGGATTGCCAAAACCCAGCACCACCCGTAGCAGCACTTCGATTGCTGCCCACAATCCGGAGGTGAGGGCCAAAACGATCAGAACAACTTTCAACAATTAACCTCGATCGAAAACGGATGCTTGGACACAGGAGTCGCCCAGATGCCAAAATTTTAGATTCTGCTCTTTCGCCAGCGGCTTGCGCCAAAGTTCTACCCCCCAGATTCATCTGTGGTGGTGTAAATTGGCAGTTTCACTCCCCAATGTAGGGTCAATCTCCGACAACTGAAAATCCACAGATCAATCTCCCAGACTCCAATGCAGCAAGTAAATCTCCAAACCTCAAATTGAAAATCTCAAATCGGCTAACTGCTGCCCAATTCCGGGCTTGAGCAACCAGGTCACGCGATTGAGTCATCCGAATCACCCGCGTGGATATAGAATTCTAGAATATACCGTTAAAACCCGCCGTCAGCCGTCAGTGAACTTGGTGGTTTCAGGAAACCCGTGGACTTAAAACAAATATTCAAAACGCCGAATCCCATAATCGGTGTCGTACATTTACAGCCTTTGCCAACTTCTCCCCGTTGGGGCGGGAACCTCAAAGCTATTATCGGAAGAGCCGAGCAAGAGGCTACTGCGCTGGCTTCTGGCGGCGCAAACGGTATCATAGTCGAGAACTTTTTCGACGCTCCTTTTGCCAAAGACAGCGTAGATCCGGCTGTGGTAAGTGCCATGACTCTGGTAGTTGAGAGGCTAACAAATCTGGTGACTCTGCCGATCGGCATTAACGTGCTGCGAAACGACGCCCACAGCGCGATCGCCATCGCCTCCTGCACGGGAGCCCAATTCATCCGCGTCAACGTCCTCAACGGCATCATGGCCACAGATCAAGGCTTAATTGAAGGCCAAGCACACCAGCTACTGCGCTACCGTCGGGAATTGGGCAGCGATGTCAAAATATTCGCAGACGTGTTAGTCAAGCACGGGCGCCCCCTAGGCAGCCCCAACTTGACCACCGCCGTCCAAGAGACGATCGGGCGCGCCTTAGCCGACGCCGTAATTCTTTCCGGCTGGACAACCGGCAGCCCTCCCAATCTCGAAGATTTAGAACTCGCCAGTGCAGCCGCTGGGGAAATTCCAGTTTTTATCGGCAGCGGCGCCTCGTGGGACAACATTTCCACCCTCATGCAAGCTGCTGACGGCGTAATTGTTTCGAGTTCCCTCAAGCGCAACGGCCGCATCGAGCA
This region includes:
- a CDS encoding SGNH/GDSL hydrolase family protein, which produces MKVVLIVLALTSGLWAAIEVLLRVVLGFGNPLIYIADAECGYLLAPNQKVRRLGNRIEINEYSMRTGAIAPSPAPETLRILLLGDSVANGGWWTDQTDTISELMARQLRTELDYLAIDPQFGSKVNYADFEVLNASANSWGPRNQLAYAKRFGVFGAKTVVLLLNTDDLFASAPCAEVVGRDRAYPARQPRSAALELFTRYLLPAVPAGQLVAPGANSGDVVGSNLEAIHQIQRIAVSANVEFLLAVTPKAGELGGEGPRDWEVKARERLAEFVEREKITYIDFLPIFNSAPKLPTLYRDSIHLSPEGNQLVSQTISSEIVAVFLHNKS
- the btpA gene encoding photosystem I biogenesis protein BtpA, whose translation is MDLKQIFKTPNPIIGVVHLQPLPTSPRWGGNLKAIIGRAEQEATALASGGANGIIVENFFDAPFAKDSVDPAVVSAMTLVVERLTNLVTLPIGINVLRNDAHSAIAIASCTGAQFIRVNVLNGIMATDQGLIEGQAHQLLRYRRELGSDVKIFADVLVKHGRPLGSPNLTTAVQETIGRALADAVILSGWTTGSPPNLEDLELASAAAGEIPVFIGSGASWDNISTLMQAADGVIVSSSLKRNGRIEQPIDPIRVSQFVEAARRSFSQKELEQQNRDANGSRGPTAEPGKVTRF